A portion of the Alphaproteobacteria bacterium genome contains these proteins:
- the accD gene encoding acetyl-CoA carboxylase, carboxyltransferase subunit beta — translation MNWITDYVRPKLQRLTADKKPEISDNLWQKCSSCEQMLFHRDLETNLFVCHYCNYHFRLDGKKRLDYLFDEGIYTLITLPSVPTDPLKFKDSKKYTDRLKAYRDKTNRDDAILVAHGSIGKKSAVVAAFDFSFMGGSMGMAVGEGLVAAAELAIKMNFPLIIVPASGGARMQEGVLALMQMVRTTIAVQLVREAHLPLFLLLTDPTTGGVSASFAMLGDIAIAEPGATIGFTGARVIQETIREKLPAGFQTAEYLRDHGMVDMVVHRKDLSETIARLIDLIRRKK, via the coding sequence ATGAATTGGATCACAGATTACGTTCGGCCAAAATTACAACGATTGACCGCCGATAAAAAACCGGAAATTTCTGACAACCTATGGCAGAAGTGTTCCTCTTGCGAGCAAATGTTGTTTCATCGGGATTTGGAAACAAACCTGTTTGTCTGCCATTATTGCAACTATCACTTCAGATTAGATGGCAAAAAGAGGTTGGATTATTTATTTGATGAAGGCATCTATACTCTCATCACCCTGCCCTCTGTCCCGACAGATCCTCTAAAGTTTAAAGATTCGAAGAAATATACAGATCGTCTAAAAGCCTATCGAGACAAAACAAATCGGGATGATGCGATTTTGGTGGCTCATGGATCAATTGGCAAGAAGTCTGCTGTTGTGGCAGCTTTTGATTTTTCTTTCATGGGTGGGTCTATGGGCATGGCGGTTGGTGAAGGACTTGTTGCTGCAGCCGAACTGGCTATTAAAATGAATTTTCCTCTGATCATTGTGCCCGCATCTGGAGGTGCCCGTATGCAGGAAGGGGTGCTTGCCTTGATGCAAATGGTTCGCACAACTATTGCAGTGCAGTTGGTTCGGGAAGCTCACCTGCCTTTATTCTTGTTGCTAACAGATCCTACAACAGGAGGGGTTTCAGCCTCTTTTGCGATGTTAGGTGATATTGCGATTGCTGAACCCGGGGCCACAATTGGCTTTACAGGGGCTCGTGTTATTCAGGAAACGATTCGGGAAAAATTACCAGCAGGGTTTCAAACGGCTGAGTATCTGCGCGACCATGGAATGGTTGATATGGTTGTTCATCGAAAAGATTTAAGCGAGACCATTGCAAGACTTATTGATTTGATTCGCCGAAAAAAGTAG
- a CDS encoding monovalent cation:proton antiporter-2 (CPA2) family protein gives MYFLSAAIVVSVVCNKLRVTSVLGYLFIGLILGPHVLGVFSDIEASKNIAELGVVFLLFTIGLELPWDKLQELKRYILKMGSLQVLLTSTLFGAIAHYCGADLTTSILIGIALSFSSTAVVLQILSDQKELTTRYGRMSFSVLLFQDFVVIILLAWMTMLKDSSSSFLYLLGWSVFKVFLVFLCLVVFGRFFLRPFYRLVASVGSSDLFFAVTIFIILAISFATESAGLSLGLGAFFAGLLLAETEYKHQIEADIKPFRSLLLGLFFMMVGMSLNPEIMLKDSSLVGGIFVVMILAKASILLVTCMVMRISVKTSIRFALLLAGGSEFVFILMKQAQSTGIVSDELAQIIYLNVVLSMMVTPLLSWVGNFISGRIGREMGFALKAAEEESQDLKNHVIIVGFGAVGETVHNLLTRRLIPHVIVDLNVARVALGHKKKFPIFYGDARKIEVFQAFRADKAKAVVVSSDDFTFSSRLVITLKRYYPKLRILVRVQGAQDALKLKALGAEPIVPEIFAPSFQLASAVFESFGMSQQEVDSIIEKYRQSLGKKELQVLEQN, from the coding sequence CTGTACTTTTTAAGTGCAGCTATTGTGGTATCTGTTGTTTGTAACAAGCTGCGGGTTACTTCTGTCTTGGGCTATCTTTTTATTGGATTGATTCTGGGGCCCCACGTATTGGGGGTTTTTTCTGATATTGAGGCCTCAAAAAACATTGCTGAACTTGGGGTTGTTTTTCTGTTATTTACCATTGGTCTAGAATTACCTTGGGACAAACTTCAGGAACTTAAACGTTATATTTTAAAGATGGGAAGCTTACAGGTTTTATTAACCTCGACCTTGTTCGGGGCTATTGCTCATTATTGTGGTGCTGACCTTACGACCTCTATTTTGATTGGAATTGCCCTTTCTTTTTCTTCCACCGCTGTTGTTTTGCAAATTCTGTCTGATCAAAAGGAATTGACCACTCGGTATGGGCGCATGTCTTTTTCCGTTCTTTTGTTTCAAGATTTTGTTGTCATCATTTTGCTTGCCTGGATGACCATGCTGAAAGATAGTAGCTCATCTTTCTTATACTTGTTGGGGTGGTCTGTCTTTAAAGTCTTTCTTGTGTTCCTTTGTCTAGTTGTGTTTGGGCGATTTTTTCTGAGACCATTTTATCGGCTAGTGGCATCAGTGGGCAGTTCTGATTTATTTTTTGCAGTTACAATCTTCATTATTTTGGCCATCAGCTTCGCGACAGAAAGTGCTGGCCTTTCTTTAGGGCTTGGCGCTTTTTTTGCGGGATTACTGCTGGCTGAAACCGAATATAAACACCAAATTGAAGCTGATATAAAACCTTTCCGCTCTTTACTACTAGGCCTGTTTTTCATGATGGTGGGGATGAGTTTAAATCCCGAGATTATGTTGAAAGATTCGTCTTTGGTGGGCGGTATTTTTGTGGTCATGATTTTAGCCAAGGCTTCTATTTTGCTTGTCACCTGCATGGTCATGCGCATTAGTGTTAAAACCAGCATTCGGTTTGCTTTGTTATTGGCAGGGGGAAGCGAGTTCGTTTTCATTTTGATGAAACAAGCCCAATCCACAGGAATTGTAAGCGATGAGCTGGCCCAAATTATTTATCTGAATGTGGTTTTAAGCATGATGGTGACGCCTCTTCTTTCTTGGGTTGGAAACTTTATTAGTGGGCGTATAGGTCGAGAAATGGGATTTGCTTTAAAGGCGGCGGAAGAAGAATCTCAAGATTTGAAAAACCATGTGATTATTGTTGGGTTCGGGGCGGTGGGAGAAACCGTCCACAATTTGTTAACAAGGCGTTTGATTCCTCATGTTATCGTTGACCTAAATGTTGCACGGGTTGCCCTGGGACATAAGAAAAAATTCCCCATATTTTATGGAGATGCTAGAAAGATAGAAGTTTTTCAAGCCTTCAGAGCAGATAAAGCAAAGGCTGTTGTTGTAAGTTCTGATGACTTTACATTTTCTTCTCGTCTAGTCATTACTTTAAAAAGATACTATCCTAAGTTAAGAATTTTGGTGCGTGTTCAGGGGGCCCAAGATGCCCTTAAACTAAAAGCCCTGGGGGCAGAACCGATTGTGCCGGAAATTTTCGCACCTAGTT
- a CDS encoding class I fructose-bisphosphate aldolase, with protein MPHTIDSILAHYESDSAATRANLAKLLSHGKLGGSGKLIVLAVDQGFEHGPSRSFAVNHAAYDPHYHFQLAIDAGLSGFAAPLGLLESGAKTFADKIPTILKMNSGNSLVAGEPNQAITACVDDAVRLGCSGIGFTIYPGSDHTYEMIEKMKDLIAEAKSKGLFVIIWSYPRGNMSSAGETGLDVVSYGAHMACLLGAHIVKVKIPTDHLEKEVDRQALIAGKIPYKTLEDRIEYVVKSCFAGRRMVIFSGGAKKTDKELLEEVHDVKKGGGFGSIIGRNLFQRPRQEALSLIDEMIRIYKGK; from the coding sequence ATGCCCCACACAATTGATTCGATTTTAGCCCACTACGAAAGTGACTCTGCAGCCACCAGGGCCAATTTGGCGAAGCTGTTGTCCCATGGCAAACTAGGGGGATCGGGGAAATTGATTGTACTGGCCGTGGATCAAGGTTTTGAACATGGCCCCAGCCGCAGCTTTGCTGTGAACCACGCCGCTTATGATCCTCATTATCATTTTCAACTGGCTATTGACGCCGGCCTTTCCGGCTTTGCGGCGCCCTTGGGGTTGTTAGAATCGGGCGCAAAAACTTTCGCTGATAAGATTCCCACCATTTTAAAAATGAATAGCGGCAATAGCTTGGTTGCGGGCGAACCCAATCAAGCGATTACGGCCTGTGTAGATGATGCCGTCCGCTTAGGGTGCAGCGGCATTGGATTCACCATTTATCCAGGCTCTGATCATACCTATGAAATGATTGAAAAAATGAAAGATCTTATTGCAGAAGCGAAATCTAAGGGGCTTTTTGTGATTATCTGGTCCTACCCCCGGGGGAATATGTCTTCAGCCGGGGAAACGGGCCTTGACGTGGTTAGCTATGGGGCCCATATGGCCTGTTTGCTGGGCGCCCACATTGTTAAAGTTAAAATCCCTACAGACCATCTGGAAAAGGAAGTTGATCGCCAAGCTTTGATTGCTGGAAAAATTCCTTACAAAACTTTGGAAGATCGTATTGAGTATGTTGTGAAATCTTGCTTTGCGGGGCGCCGAATGGTGATTTTCTCTGGGGGTGCCAAAAAGACAGATAAGGAACTGTTGGAAGAAGTTCATGATGTCAAAAAAGGGGGCGGCTTTGGGTCTATCATTGGCAGGAATTTATTTCAAAGGCCTCGACAAGAAGCCTTAAGTCTGATAGATGAGATGATTCGTATTTATAAGGGCAAGTAA